A DNA window from Rhineura floridana isolate rRhiFlo1 chromosome 11, rRhiFlo1.hap2, whole genome shotgun sequence contains the following coding sequences:
- the ACP4 gene encoding testicular acid phosphatase, giving the protein MRLSVTLTPLMILLQGVLPLTLAQERMLRFVTLVYRHGDRSPLGTYPTDPHKAAAWPQGFQQLTEIGILQQKALGQFLREKYAGFLSASYKPQEIYIRSTDYDRTIMSAQANLMGLYPSSDPEIGWRPVPIHTVPIKYDKLLKPPTRTCLRYQQLMEETIKLPSYQARMESWKGFVTETANCTGLKLEQLTLRGLWRVHDSLFCQKTHNLTLPSWATPQVLATLSEIEAFNVEAHVGMHASQEKARFTGGLLLGAILSNFSKIVSRDLPLKMIVYSAHDSTLIALQGALGIYNGHPPPYAACHGFEFYQENNNSFSVAMFYRNDSSQQPHPLALPDCPTPCPLQLFTHLTHTAIPQDWDAECQNASRGTGHTVTALAAAVGLLSVALIGVGILYWRR; this is encoded by the exons ATGAGGCTTTCTGTAACCCTGACACCTTTGATGATCCTCCTTCAGGGTGTTCTGCCTCTCACGCTGGCCCAAGAAAGGATGCTGCGCTTCGTCACGCTG GTGTATCGCCATGGTGACCGATCCCCCCTGGGCACCTACCCCACAGATCCCCACAAAGCAGCAGCCTGGCCGCAAGGCTTCCAGCAACTCACTGAG ATAGGTATTTTGCAACAGAAGGCACTGGGACAGTTCCTCAGAGAGAAATATGCTGGCTTTTTGAGTGCGTCCTACAAACCACAGGAG ATATACATCCGCAGCACTGATTATGACCGCACCATAATGAGCGCTCAAGCCAACCTGATGGGACTGTATCCAAGCTCAGATCCAGAGATCGGTTGGCGACCTGTCCCCATCCACACAGTGCCTATTAAGTATGACAAG CTGCTGAAGCCACCAACCCGAACCTGCCTACGATACCAACAGTTGATGGAAGAAACAATTAAGTTGCCAAGCTATCAGGCTAGAATGGAAAGCTGGAAG GGTTTCGTAACAGAGACGGCCAATTGTACAGGGCTTAAATTGGAGCAGCTGACCCTGAGGGGCCTTTGGAGAGTGCATGACTCTCTCTTCTGTCAG AAAACACACAACCTGACCTTGCCTAGCTGGGCCACACCACAAGTCCTGGCCACGCTGTCAGAGATAGAAGCATTTAATGTTGAAGCCCATGTGGGAATGCATGCAAGCCAGGAGAAGGCCCGATTTACTGGAG GGTTGTTACTTGGCGCTATCCTGAGCAACTTCTCCAAAATTGTGAGCCGAGATCTTCCCCTGAAGATGATTGTGTATTCAGCT CACGACAGCACCTTAATTGCTCTGCAAGGAGCCCTGGGCATTTACAATGGCCACCCCCCACCATATGCTGCCTGTCATGGGTTTGAATTCTACCAGGAAAACAATAA CTCATTCAGCGTAGCCATGTTTTACCGGAATGACAGCAGTCAGCAGCCCCACCCACTAGCTCTGCCTGACTGCCCCACACCTTGCCCTCTACAACTTTTCACCCACCTCACTCATACAGCCATCCCACAGGACTGGGATGCTGAATGCCAAAACGCTTCAAGAGGCACAG GGCACACTGTAACAGCACTGGCTGCAGCAGTAGGCCTGCTGAGTGTGGCATTAATTGGAGTGGGAATCTTGTACTGGAGAAGGTGA